From a single Pseudomonas triticicola genomic region:
- a CDS encoding DUF6586 family protein: protein MAHELYTRTNQKIYFAGLSLEALARAEEGRAMNSLALIQAGRESALFHLYGALLGLCHEIAGFYRLPQANSPRAEELLRREVLESIAIPELAEMVELAGNPETWLAKLLAAHAALFQPPRAPRKPKGDVTQPLIQAINLDEEEAPEELSRDELESWRQNLKGLALRFREGLNEC from the coding sequence ATGGCCCACGAACTCTATACCCGCACCAACCAGAAGATCTATTTCGCCGGCCTGTCACTCGAAGCTCTGGCTCGTGCTGAAGAGGGGCGGGCGATGAATTCTCTGGCGCTGATCCAGGCCGGGCGTGAGTCGGCCTTGTTTCACCTCTACGGCGCACTGCTGGGCCTGTGTCATGAGATTGCCGGCTTTTATCGTCTGCCGCAGGCCAATTCGCCGAGGGCAGAGGAGTTGCTGAGGCGCGAAGTGCTGGAATCGATAGCGATCCCGGAGCTGGCGGAAATGGTCGAGCTGGCCGGTAATCCGGAAACCTGGCTGGCGAAACTGCTGGCGGCGCACGCAGCGCTGTTTCAGCCACCGAGGGCGCCACGCAAGCCGAAAGGCGATGTGACGCAGCCGCTGATTCAAGCGATTAATCTTGATGAAGAAGAGGCGCCAGAAGAGCTCAGTCGAGATGAGCTGGAGAGCTGGCGGCAGAACCTCAAAGGTCTGGCCCTGCGTTTCCGGGAAGGCTTGAACGAGTGCTGA
- the topA gene encoding type I DNA topoisomerase, which translates to MGKSLVIVESPAKAKTINKYLGNQYVVKSSIGHIRDLPTSGSASASKEPAAKRGKAAAGEGPVLSPKEKARKQLVSRMGVDPEHGWKAQYEILPGKEKVIEELRRLAKDADTIYLATDLDREGEAIAWHLREAIGGDDSRYKRVVFNEITKKAIQEAFSEPGELDIDRVNAQQARRFLDRVVGYMVSPLLWAKIARGLSAGRVQSVAVKLVVEREREIRAFNPEEYWEVHADLGTAKGSTVRFEVAREKGEAFKPLNEAQAMAALEKLKSSSYSIVKREDKPTSSKPSAPFITSTLQQAASNRLGFGVKKTMMMAQRLYEAGYITYMRTDSTNLSADAVAMARTYIEDEFGKKYLPETPNVYSSKEGAQEAHEAIRPSDANTTPSKLAGMERDAERLYELIWRQFLACQMLPAQYLSTTVSVGAGDFELRAKGRILKFDGYTRVMPQITKPGDDDVLPDMAQGDVMKLIKLDPSQHFTKPPARYSEASLVKEMEKRGIGRPSTYAAIISTIQDRGYVTLHNRRFYSEKMGDIVTERLSESFSNLMDYGFTAGMEENLDDVAQGERDWKNVLDEFYGDFKKKLEVAENPDSGMRANQPVMTDIPCTTCGRPMQIRTASTGVFLGCSGYSLPPKERCKATVNLVPGDEIAADDEGESESLVLRGKHRCPICSTAMDAYLLDEKRKLHICGNNPDCAGYEIEEGSYRIKGYEGPSLECDKCGSEMQLKTGRFGKFFGCTNPECKNTRKLLKSGDAAPPKMDPVKMPELKCEKVNDTYILRDGASGLFLAASQFPKNRETRAPLVIEILPHKDEIDPKYHFLCEAPQKDPDGLPAVIRYSRKTKEQYVQTEVDGKPTGWKAYYDGGKWTVEDKRSAKAKAE; encoded by the coding sequence ATGGGCAAATCGCTGGTCATTGTGGAATCCCCGGCTAAGGCCAAGACCATCAACAAGTATCTGGGTAACCAATACGTGGTGAAGTCGAGTATCGGCCATATCCGAGACCTGCCCACCAGCGGTTCGGCTAGCGCCAGCAAAGAGCCAGCCGCCAAGCGCGGCAAGGCTGCTGCGGGCGAAGGTCCGGTGCTCTCGCCGAAAGAGAAAGCGCGCAAGCAGCTGGTCTCGCGCATGGGCGTCGATCCCGAGCACGGCTGGAAAGCCCAGTACGAGATCCTTCCCGGCAAAGAGAAGGTCATCGAAGAGCTGCGTCGGCTCGCCAAGGATGCTGACACCATCTATCTCGCAACCGACTTGGATCGCGAGGGGGAAGCCATTGCCTGGCACCTGCGCGAAGCCATCGGTGGTGACGACAGCCGCTACAAGCGCGTGGTGTTCAACGAGATCACCAAGAAGGCGATCCAGGAAGCCTTCTCCGAGCCGGGCGAGCTGGACATTGATCGTGTCAACGCCCAGCAGGCGCGTCGTTTCCTCGACCGCGTCGTCGGCTATATGGTCTCGCCGCTGCTGTGGGCCAAGATCGCCCGTGGTCTGTCCGCCGGTCGCGTGCAATCGGTTGCCGTGAAACTGGTGGTCGAGCGTGAGCGCGAAATCCGTGCGTTCAATCCCGAAGAATACTGGGAAGTGCATGCCGATCTCGGCACTGCCAAAGGCTCGACCGTGCGTTTCGAAGTCGCTCGCGAAAAAGGCGAAGCCTTCAAGCCGCTGAACGAAGCCCAGGCCATGGCTGCGCTGGAGAAGCTCAAGTCTTCCAGCTACAGCATCGTCAAGCGCGAAGACAAACCGACCAGCAGCAAACCCTCGGCGCCGTTCATCACGTCGACCTTGCAGCAGGCTGCGAGCAACCGCCTCGGTTTCGGCGTGAAGAAAACCATGATGATGGCCCAGCGCCTGTACGAAGCCGGCTACATCACTTACATGCGTACCGACTCGACCAATCTCTCGGCCGACGCCGTGGCGATGGCGCGCACTTACATCGAGGACGAATTCGGCAAGAAGTACCTGCCGGAAACGCCGAACGTCTACAGCAGCAAGGAAGGCGCGCAAGAGGCTCACGAAGCGATTCGTCCGTCCGACGCTAACACCACGCCGAGCAAGCTGGCGGGTATGGAGCGTGACGCCGAGCGTCTGTACGAGCTGATCTGGCGCCAGTTCCTTGCCTGCCAGATGCTGCCGGCGCAATACCTGTCGACCACCGTCAGCGTCGGCGCTGGCGACTTCGAACTGCGCGCCAAGGGCCGTATCCTCAAGTTCGACGGTTACACCCGGGTGATGCCGCAGATTACCAAGCCTGGCGATGATGACGTGCTGCCGGACATGGCCCAGGGCGATGTGATGAAGCTGATCAAGCTCGATCCGTCGCAGCATTTCACCAAGCCACCGGCGCGTTACTCCGAGGCCAGCCTGGTCAAGGAAATGGAAAAGCGCGGTATCGGTCGTCCTTCGACCTACGCTGCGATCATTTCGACCATTCAGGATCGCGGTTATGTGACCCTGCACAACCGTCGTTTCTACTCGGAAAAGATGGGCGACATCGTCACCGAGCGTCTGTCCGAGAGCTTCTCCAATCTCATGGACTACGGCTTCACCGCCGGCATGGAAGAGAACCTCGATGACGTGGCGCAGGGCGAGCGCGACTGGAAAAATGTGCTGGACGAGTTTTACGGCGACTTCAAGAAGAAGCTCGAAGTAGCGGAAAACCCGGACAGCGGCATGCGCGCCAACCAGCCGGTCATGACTGACATTCCGTGCACCACCTGCGGTCGTCCGATGCAGATTCGTACCGCATCGACTGGCGTGTTCCTCGGCTGCTCGGGCTACAGCCTGCCGCCGAAAGAGCGCTGCAAGGCTACCGTCAACCTGGTGCCGGGCGATGAAATCGCAGCGGACGACGAGGGCGAATCGGAATCGCTGGTCCTGCGTGGCAAGCATCGCTGCCCAATCTGCAGCACGGCGATGGACGCCTACCTGCTGGACGAAAAGCGCAAGTTGCACATCTGCGGCAACAACCCGGATTGCGCCGGTTACGAAATCGAAGAAGGCAGCTATCGCATCAAGGGCTATGAAGGTCCGAGTCTGGAATGCGATAAGTGCGGCAGCGAGATGCAGCTCAAGACCGGCCGTTTTGGCAAGTTCTTCGGTTGCACCAACCCGGAGTGCAAGAACACCCGCAAACTGCTGAAGAGCGGTGACGCGGCTCCGCCGAAGATGGATCCGGTGAAGATGCCTGAGCTGAAATGCGAAAAGGTCAACGACACCTACATCCTGCGCGATGGTGCGTCCGGCCTGTTCCTGGCTGCCAGTCAGTTCCCGAAAAACCGCGAGACCCGCGCTCCGCTGGTGATCGAGATTCTGCCGCACAAGGACGAGATCGATCCGAAGTACCACTTCCTGTGCGAGGCTCCGCAAAAGGATCCTGACGGTCTGCCAGCGGTCATCCGCTACAGCCGCAAGACCAAGGAGCAATACGTGCAGACCGAAGTCGACGGCAAGCCGACAGGCTGGAAGGCGTATTACGACGGTGGCAAGTGGACTGTTGAAGACAAGCGCAGCGCAAAGGCCAAGGCCGAGTAA
- a CDS encoding TetR/AcrR family transcriptional regulator translates to MAQSETVERILDAAEQLFAEKGFAETSLRLITSKAGVNLAAVNYHFGSKKALIQAVFSRFLGPFCVSLDKELERRQAKPENKPTLEELLEILVEQALVVQPRSGNDLSIFMRLLGLAFSQSQGHLRRYLEDMYGKVFRRYMLLVNEAAPRIPPIELFWRVHFMLGAAAFSMSGIKALRAIAETDFGVNTSIEQVMRLMVPFLAAGMRAESGVTDTAMASAQLRPRSKSMPVAAKV, encoded by the coding sequence ATGGCCCAGTCGGAAACCGTTGAACGCATTCTTGATGCTGCCGAGCAGTTGTTCGCGGAGAAAGGATTCGCTGAAACCTCATTGCGTCTGATCACCAGCAAGGCTGGCGTCAATCTGGCTGCGGTGAATTATCACTTCGGCTCGAAAAAGGCGCTGATCCAGGCCGTGTTCTCGCGCTTCCTCGGCCCGTTCTGCGTGAGCCTCGATAAAGAGCTGGAGCGCCGTCAGGCCAAGCCTGAGAACAAGCCGACCCTCGAGGAGTTGCTGGAAATTCTCGTCGAGCAAGCGCTCGTCGTGCAGCCTCGCAGCGGTAATGATCTGTCGATCTTCATGCGTTTGCTCGGCCTCGCGTTCAGCCAGAGCCAGGGCCACTTGCGGCGTTATCTGGAAGACATGTACGGCAAGGTGTTCCGCCGCTACATGCTGCTGGTCAATGAAGCGGCGCCACGCATTCCACCGATCGAACTGTTCTGGCGCGTGCACTTCATGCTTGGCGCCGCTGCGTTCAGCATGTCCGGGATCAAGGCCTTGCGCGCGATTGCCGAGACCGATTTCGGCGTCAATACTTCCATCGAACAAGTGATGCGCCTGATGGTGCCTTTCCTCGCTGCCGGCATGCGCGCCGAAAGCGGCGTCACCGATACAGCCATGGCCAGCGCGCAATTGCGTCCGCGCAGCAAATCCATGCCGGTCGCCGCCAAGGTTTGA
- the fadB gene encoding fatty acid oxidation complex subunit alpha FadB, producing the protein MIYEGKAITVKALESGIVELKFDLKGESVNKFNRLTLNELRQAVDTIKADASIKGVIVSSGKDVFIVGADITEFVDNFKLPDAELVAGNLEANKIFSDFEDLNVPTVAAINGIALGGGLEMCLAADYRVMSTKAKIGLPEVKLGIYPGFGGTVRLPRLIGVDNAIEWIAAGKENRPEDALKVSAVDAVVAPEKLQEAALELIKRAISGEFDYKAKRQPKLEKLKLNAIEQMMAFETAKGFVAGQAGPNYPAPVEAIKTIQKAANFGRDKALEVEAAGFVKLAKTSAAQSLIGLFLNDQELKKKAKAYDEIAKDVKQAAVLGAGIMGGGIAYQSASKGTPILMKDINEHGIEQGLAEAAKLLVGRVDKGRMTAAKMAEVLNGIRPTLSYGDFGHVDLVVEAVVENPKVKQAVLAEVEDKVKEDTILASNTSTISISLLAKALKRPENFVGMHFFNPVHMMPLVEVIRGEKSSELAIATTVAYAKKMGKNPIVVNDCPGFLVNRVLFPYFGGFAKLVSAGVDFVRIDKVMEKFGWPMGPAYLMDVVGIDTGHHGRDVMAEGFPDRMKDDRRSAIDVLYEAKRLGQKNGKGFYAYEADKKGKQKKVADPSVLEVLKPIVYEQREVTDEDIINWMMIPLCLETVRCLEDGIVETAAEADMGLVYGIGFPPFRGGALRYIDSIGVAEFVALADQYADLGALYHPTAKLREMAKNGQSFFG; encoded by the coding sequence ATGATTTACGAAGGTAAAGCCATCACGGTTAAAGCTCTTGAAAGTGGCATCGTCGAATTGAAATTCGACCTCAAGGGTGAGTCCGTCAACAAGTTCAACCGTCTAACCCTGAACGAACTGCGTCAGGCCGTAGACACCATCAAGGCAGATGCTTCGATCAAGGGCGTGATCGTCAGCAGCGGCAAGGACGTATTCATCGTCGGCGCCGACATCACCGAATTTGTCGACAACTTCAAGCTGCCGGATGCCGAGCTGGTTGCTGGCAATCTCGAAGCCAACAAGATCTTCAGCGATTTCGAAGACCTCAACGTGCCAACCGTCGCGGCCATCAACGGCATCGCCCTCGGTGGCGGTCTGGAAATGTGCCTGGCGGCTGACTATCGCGTCATGTCCACCAAGGCCAAGATTGGTCTGCCGGAAGTCAAACTGGGCATCTACCCGGGCTTCGGCGGTACCGTGCGTCTGCCACGCCTGATCGGTGTCGACAACGCTATCGAGTGGATTGCCGCCGGCAAGGAAAACCGCCCGGAAGACGCGCTGAAAGTCAGCGCCGTCGACGCCGTAGTCGCCCCTGAAAAATTGCAGGAAGCTGCCCTCGAGCTGATCAAGCGCGCCATCTCCGGCGAGTTCGATTACAAGGCCAAGCGTCAGCCGAAACTTGAAAAACTCAAGTTGAACGCCATTGAGCAAATGATGGCTTTCGAAACTGCCAAAGGTTTCGTGGCTGGCCAGGCCGGTCCGAACTACCCGGCGCCGGTTGAAGCGATCAAGACCATCCAGAAAGCCGCGAACTTCGGTCGCGACAAAGCGCTGGAAGTGGAAGCTGCAGGCTTCGTCAAACTGGCCAAGACCTCTGCTGCGCAGAGCCTGATCGGCCTGTTCCTGAACGATCAGGAGCTGAAGAAAAAGGCCAAGGCCTACGACGAAATCGCCAAAGACGTGAAGCAGGCTGCCGTATTGGGCGCCGGCATCATGGGTGGCGGTATCGCTTATCAGTCGGCTTCCAAAGGCACGCCGATCCTGATGAAGGACATCAACGAGCACGGTATCGAGCAGGGTCTGGCCGAAGCCGCCAAGCTGCTGGTCGGCCGCGTTGACAAGGGTCGCATGACCGCTGCGAAGATGGCTGAAGTGCTCAACGGCATTCGTCCGACGCTGTCGTACGGCGACTTCGGTCACGTCGATCTGGTCGTCGAAGCTGTGGTCGAGAATCCGAAGGTCAAGCAAGCGGTGCTGGCTGAAGTCGAAGACAAGGTCAAAGAGGACACCATCCTCGCGTCCAACACCTCGACCATTTCCATCAGCCTGCTGGCCAAGGCCCTCAAGCGTCCGGAAAACTTCGTCGGCATGCACTTCTTCAACCCGGTGCACATGATGCCGCTGGTGGAAGTGATCCGTGGCGAGAAGTCCAGTGAACTGGCCATCGCCACTACCGTTGCCTACGCGAAGAAAATGGGCAAGAACCCGATCGTCGTCAACGACTGCCCGGGCTTCCTGGTCAACCGCGTGCTGTTCCCCTACTTCGGCGGTTTCGCCAAGCTGGTCAGCGCCGGTGTCGACTTCGTGCGTATCGACAAGGTCATGGAAAAATTCGGCTGGCCGATGGGTCCTGCGTACCTGATGGACGTGGTCGGCATCGACACCGGTCACCACGGTCGTGACGTGATGGCTGAAGGTTTCCCGGACCGCATGAAGGATGACCGTCGTTCGGCCATCGACGTGCTGTACGAAGCCAAACGCCTGGGCCAGAAGAACGGCAAGGGCTTCTACGCCTACGAGGCCGACAAGAAAGGCAAGCAGAAGAAAGTCGCCGATCCGTCGGTACTCGAAGTGCTCAAGCCGATCGTTTACGAGCAGCGCGAAGTCACTGACGAAGACATCATCAACTGGATGATGATCCCGCTGTGCCTGGAAACCGTGCGTTGCCTGGAAGACGGCATTGTTGAAACCGCCGCCGAAGCCGACATGGGTCTGGTCTACGGTATCGGTTTCCCTCCATTCCGTGGCGGTGCGCTGCGCTACATCGATTCGATCGGTGTTGCCGAGTTCGTTGCCCTGGCTGACCAGTACGCTGATTTGGGCGCGCTGTACCACCCGACCGCGAAGCTGCGCGAAATGGCCAAGAACGGCCAGAGCTTCTTCGGTTAA
- the nagZ gene encoding beta-N-acetylhexosaminidase, producing MTAGLQGSLMVDVAGTWLTAEDRQLLRQPEVGGLIIFARNIEHPRQVRELSAAIRAIRPDLLLAVDQEGGRVQRLRQGFVRLPAMRAIADNSNAEYLAEQCGWIMATEVLAVGLDLSFAPVLDLDYQRSAVVGTRSFEGDPERAALLAGAFIRGMNSAGMAATGKHFPGHGWAEADSHVAIPNDERSLDEIRANDLVPFARLSKQLAAVMPAHVIYPQVDSQPAGFSRRWLQGILRGELQFDGVIFSDDLSMAGAHVVGDAASRIEAALSAGCDMGLVCNDRAAAELALSAAQRMKVKPSARIAKMRGQAFASTDYRQDPRWLTALGALKDAQLID from the coding sequence ATGACTGCTGGCCTGCAAGGCTCGTTGATGGTGGACGTCGCCGGTACCTGGCTGACGGCCGAAGATCGCCAATTGTTGCGTCAGCCCGAAGTGGGCGGCCTGATCATTTTCGCCCGCAATATCGAGCATCCTCGCCAGGTGCGCGAACTCAGCGCCGCGATCCGCGCGATTCGCCCGGATCTGCTGCTGGCGGTGGATCAAGAGGGCGGGCGCGTGCAGCGTCTGCGTCAGGGTTTCGTCCGTCTGCCAGCGATGCGCGCCATAGCCGATAACTCGAATGCAGAGTATCTCGCCGAGCAATGCGGCTGGATCATGGCCACCGAAGTGCTGGCGGTCGGACTCGACCTGAGTTTCGCCCCGGTGCTGGATCTGGACTATCAGCGCAGCGCTGTGGTCGGTACCCGTTCATTCGAAGGCGATCCCGAGCGCGCAGCCTTGCTCGCCGGTGCATTCATTCGCGGCATGAACAGCGCGGGCATGGCCGCCACCGGCAAGCATTTCCCGGGACACGGCTGGGCCGAAGCCGACTCCCATGTGGCGATTCCGAACGACGAGCGCAGTCTCGACGAAATCCGTGCCAATGATCTGGTGCCCTTTGCCCGTTTGAGCAAGCAGCTGGCCGCCGTCATGCCGGCCCACGTCATCTATCCGCAAGTCGACTCGCAGCCCGCCGGTTTCTCCCGACGCTGGCTGCAGGGGATCTTGCGTGGCGAGTTGCAGTTCGACGGCGTGATCTTCAGCGATGATCTGTCGATGGCCGGCGCCCACGTGGTCGGCGACGCTGCCAGCCGCATCGAGGCCGCGCTGAGTGCCGGTTGCGACATGGGGCTGGTATGCAACGACCGTGCGGCAGCCGAGCTGGCGCTCAGCGCGGCGCAGCGCATGAAGGTCAAGCCTTCCGCGCGCATCGCGAAGATGCGCGGGCAGGCCTTCGCCAGCACCGATTATCGTCAGGACCCGCGTTGGCTCACCGCCCTCGGCGCGCTCAAAGACGCTCAACTGATCGATTAA
- the fadA gene encoding acetyl-CoA C-acyltransferase FadA, with translation MSLNPRDVVIVDFGRTPMGRSKGGMHRNTRAEDMSAHLISKLLERNSKVDPAEVEDVIWGCVNQTLEQGWNIARMASLMTQIPHTSAGQTVSRLCGSSMSALHTAAQAIMTGNGDVFVVGGVEHMGHVSMMHGVDPNPHMSLYAAKASGMMGLTAEMLGKMHGITREQQDAFGVRSHQLAHKATVEGKFKDEIIPMQGYDENGFLKLYDYDETIRPETTLESLAALKPAFNPKGGTVTAGTSSQITDGASCMIVMSAQRAQDLGIQPMAVIRSMAVAGVDPAIMGYGPVPATQKALKRAGLGINDIDFFELNEAFAAQALPVLKDLKVLDKMNEKVNLHGGAIALGHPFGCSGARISGTLLNVMKQNSGTFGVATMCIGLGQGISTVFERV, from the coding sequence ATGAGCTTGAATCCTAGAGACGTCGTGATTGTCGACTTCGGTCGTACTCCGATGGGCCGCTCCAAGGGCGGCATGCACCGCAACACCCGCGCCGAAGACATGTCGGCGCACCTGATCAGCAAACTGCTGGAACGCAACAGCAAGGTCGACCCGGCGGAAGTCGAGGACGTGATCTGGGGCTGCGTCAACCAGACCCTGGAGCAGGGCTGGAACATCGCGCGCATGGCGTCGCTGATGACCCAGATCCCGCACACCTCGGCCGGCCAGACTGTCAGCCGCCTGTGTGGTTCGTCGATGAGCGCGCTGCACACCGCTGCGCAAGCGATCATGACCGGCAACGGTGACGTGTTCGTGGTCGGCGGCGTCGAGCACATGGGCCACGTGAGCATGATGCATGGTGTCGATCCGAACCCGCACATGTCGCTGTACGCGGCGAAAGCCTCGGGCATGATGGGCCTGACCGCTGAAATGCTTGGCAAGATGCACGGCATCACTCGTGAGCAACAGGATGCCTTTGGCGTGCGTTCCCACCAGTTGGCCCACAAGGCAACCGTGGAAGGCAAGTTCAAGGACGAAATCATCCCGATGCAGGGTTACGACGAGAACGGTTTCCTGAAACTGTACGACTACGACGAAACCATTCGTCCGGAAACCACCCTGGAAAGTCTGGCGGCGCTCAAGCCGGCATTCAATCCGAAGGGCGGCACCGTGACTGCCGGTACTTCGTCGCAGATCACCGACGGTGCTTCGTGCATGATCGTGATGTCGGCGCAGCGTGCCCAGGACCTGGGTATCCAGCCGATGGCGGTGATCCGTTCGATGGCAGTGGCGGGTGTGGACCCGGCGATCATGGGCTATGGTCCAGTGCCGGCGACACAAAAAGCCCTGAAGCGTGCGGGCCTTGGCATCAACGATATCGACTTCTTCGAGCTCAACGAAGCTTTCGCCGCACAGGCCTTGCCAGTGCTGAAAGATCTGAAAGTGCTCGACAAGATGAACGAGAAGGTTAACCTGCACGGCGGCGCGATCGCCCTGGGTCACCCGTTCGGTTGCTCCGGTGCACGTATTTCCGGCACCCTGTTGAACGTGATGAAGCAGAATAGCGGCACCTTCGGGGTGGCCACTATGTGCATTGGTCTCGGCCAAGGCATCTCCACCGTCTTCGAACGCGTTTAA
- the sulA gene encoding SOS-induced cell division inhibitor SulA, with the protein MQFPHTPQQTQLPLFEAFLAQPIAPILKDVVERDWNAKPDAFSELSLRGAAGNCLNLLAPILRELSEDQDARWLTLIAPPASLTQTWLRDAGLNRERILLLQPRGTQSAQQLACEALRLGRSHTVVTWLNPLNANSRQQLISAARTGEAQSLNIRLG; encoded by the coding sequence ATGCAGTTCCCACACACACCTCAGCAAACACAACTGCCTTTGTTTGAAGCGTTTCTGGCGCAGCCGATAGCGCCGATCCTCAAAGACGTGGTCGAGCGTGACTGGAATGCCAAACCTGACGCCTTCAGTGAGCTATCACTGCGCGGTGCGGCCGGGAACTGCCTGAACCTGCTAGCGCCGATCCTGCGTGAATTGAGCGAGGATCAGGATGCGCGCTGGCTGACGCTGATCGCCCCACCCGCCAGTCTGACGCAAACCTGGCTGCGCGATGCCGGCCTGAACCGCGAGCGCATTCTACTGCTGCAACCGCGCGGCACTCAAAGTGCTCAGCAACTGGCGTGCGAAGCGTTGCGGCTGGGTCGCAGCCACACCGTAGTGACCTGGCTAAACCCGTTGAATGCCAATTCGCGGCAACAACTGATCAGCGCCGCGCGTACGGGCGAAGCTCAGAGCCTGAACATTCGTTTGGGTTGA
- the lexA gene encoding transcriptional repressor LexA, producing MLKLTPRQAEILAFIKRCLEDNGYPPTRAEIAQELGFKSPNAAEEHLKALARKGAIEMTPGASRGIRIPGFEAKADDSTLPIIGRVAAGAPILAQQHIEESCNINPTFFHPRADYLLRVHGMSMKDIGIFDGDLLAVHTTREARNGQVVVARIGDEVTVKRFKREGSKVWLIAENPEFAPIEVDLKDQELVIEGLSVGVIRR from the coding sequence ATGCTAAAGCTGACGCCACGCCAAGCCGAGATTCTGGCCTTTATCAAACGTTGCCTCGAAGACAACGGCTATCCGCCCACCCGTGCGGAAATCGCTCAGGAATTGGGTTTCAAATCGCCCAACGCGGCGGAAGAACATCTCAAGGCCCTCGCCCGCAAAGGCGCGATCGAGATGACCCCGGGCGCTTCCCGCGGCATCCGTATTCCCGGCTTCGAAGCCAAGGCCGACGATTCCACCCTGCCAATCATCGGCCGAGTGGCTGCCGGCGCGCCGATCCTCGCCCAGCAGCACATCGAAGAATCCTGCAACATCAATCCGACCTTCTTCCATCCTCGCGCCGACTACCTGTTGCGTGTGCACGGCATGAGCATGAAGGACATCGGCATCTTCGACGGCGACTTGCTGGCAGTTCACACTACTCGCGAAGCGCGTAACGGTCAGGTTGTGGTTGCCCGCATCGGCGACGAAGTGACGGTCAAACGCTTCAAGCGTGAAGGCAGCAAAGTCTGGCTGATCGCTGAAAACCCCGAGTTCGCCCCTATCGAAGTCGACCTGAAAGATCAGGAACTGGTGATCGAAGGCTTGAGTGTCGGCGTCATTCGCCGCTAA
- a CDS encoding S-methyl-5'-thioinosine phosphorylase has product MTVYAIIGGTGLTQLEGLSIRQSLAVDTPYGAPSAEVQIGEYAGKEVLFLARHGHPHRFPPHKVNYRANLWALKQAGAEAIIAVNAVGGIHPAMGTGHFCVPHQIVDYTSGREHTYFADDLEHVTHIDFSFPYSEPLRQQLIAAVAAEGCEFSDQGVYACTQGPRLETVAEIVRLERDGCDIVGMTGMPEAALARELDLDYACLALVVNPAAGKTSEVITMAEIEQALHDGMGKVKSTLARVLAS; this is encoded by the coding sequence ATGACCGTTTACGCAATCATCGGTGGCACTGGCCTGACTCAGCTCGAAGGCCTGAGCATTCGCCAGTCGCTGGCAGTCGACACCCCGTACGGCGCACCATCGGCCGAGGTGCAGATTGGTGAATACGCCGGCAAGGAAGTGCTGTTCCTCGCCCGTCACGGTCACCCGCATCGTTTCCCGCCGCACAAGGTCAACTACCGCGCCAACCTCTGGGCGCTGAAGCAGGCGGGTGCCGAAGCGATCATCGCGGTGAATGCCGTTGGCGGGATTCATCCGGCCATGGGCACCGGGCATTTCTGTGTGCCGCACCAGATCGTCGACTACACCAGTGGGCGCGAGCACACCTATTTCGCCGATGATCTGGAACACGTCACCCACATCGATTTCAGCTTTCCCTACAGCGAGCCGTTGCGTCAGCAATTGATTGCAGCAGTCGCCGCCGAAGGCTGCGAATTCAGCGATCAAGGCGTGTACGCCTGCACCCAGGGACCGCGTCTGGAAACGGTCGCCGAGATCGTGCGACTGGAGCGTGACGGCTGCGACATCGTCGGCATGACCGGCATGCCGGAAGCCGCGCTGGCCCGCGAGCTGGATCTGGATTACGCCTGTCTGGCGCTGGTGGTGAATCCTGCAGCCGGCAAGACCTCCGAAGTGATCACCATGGCCGAAATCGAGCAGGCCCTGCACGACGGCATGGGCAAGGTGAAATCAACGTTGGCCCGGGTGCTGGCCAGCTAA
- a CDS encoding DUF1653 domain-containing protein, translated as MPIQPGLYQHYKGPQYRVFSVARHSETEEEVVFYQALYGDYGYWVRPLSMFVESVEVDGEQVPRFALVQAEPSIFDKA; from the coding sequence ATGCCGATACAACCTGGGCTCTACCAACATTACAAAGGTCCGCAATACCGTGTATTCAGTGTTGCGCGGCATTCCGAAACCGAAGAAGAAGTGGTCTTTTACCAAGCCCTGTATGGCGATTACGGCTATTGGGTGCGCCCGCTGAGCATGTTCGTCGAGTCAGTCGAGGTTGACGGCGAGCAGGTGCCGCGCTTTGCTTTGGTGCAAGCCGAACCGAGCATTTTTGACAAGGCATGA